GCTCATTGAGGATGCCGGGCGACAACCACCGGCTTCACAAAGTTATCTGGAACGCATTGTTGTGAAATCAGGGGGCAAAATTTTTTTCATCAACACCGAAGCGATTGATTGGATAGAAGCCGCAGATAATTATGTGCGGCTTCACGTCGGCAACGCTTCACACCTGGTGCAAGGGACGATGAATCGTCTGGAAAGCAAATTGAACCCGGAAGTTTTTTTGCGCATTCATCGCTCGACGATTGTCAACCTTCGGCGCGTTAAAGAACTGCAACCGCTGTTTCACGGCGAATATGTGATTACCCTTGCAAGCGGTAAAACCCTGACGTCGAGCCGCAGCTATCGCGATAAATTGCAACGCCTCGTGGCAAATGCTTTTTAAAGCGGTGACGATTTGCCCAATAAACCAAGCCACTCGCCAACCCATATTGCCCATTCGCCCAATTTGAATACAACCGCAAAAGCCCCTGGCGTATGCTGCAAACATAACCCCAGCGTCTTGGAATATTGAATTTTGTCGAGGAGCATATGATGAAAACCAGACAAGTGTATTCGCTAATCGCGGGTTTATTTTTACTGACCCTGTCGGCAATGGCGCAGAACAATGCCAAACCGGAAGCGCAAAAATTGAATGCCGGCGAAGCCGACCTTGCGGCAATCAAACAAACCGCGCTCGATTATGTTGAAGGCTGGTACGAAGGCAACCCCGAACGCATGGAAAGGGCTTTGCACCCCGAATTGGCAAAACGCATCGTGCGTACCGACCCGAAAAGCGGCAGAAGCCGTTTAGACCACATGGGCGCGATGGCATTGGTGCTCGGTGTGCGCGGTGGTGGCGGTAAAAATACGCCGAAAGAAAAACAGATAAAAGAGGTCTACATCCTCGATGTCTTTGGTAACACGGCAAGCGTTAAAGCGGTGATGTCGGATTGGATTGATTATCTGCACATCGCGAAATTTAATGGGCGTTGGGTGATTGTCAATGTATTATGGGAATTGAAACCGCAACAACAATAAATCACATTTTTGCACACGCAAGGCGAGAGCAAGGGAATGAAAAATAAAAGAACCGGTATATTTTTGCTGATTCATTTGTTGGTCATTGCGATGCCCATCAATGCGCAGGAATGGAATCAATGGCGCGGCGCATTGCGCAATGGGGTGGTGAGCGATTTTTCCGCGCCTGCAAACTGGGCGACCCCGCTCAAACAAATCTGGAAAACCCCGGTCGGCAGCGGCTATTCATCGCCTGTGGTGGCGCAATCGAAAATCTATCTTCACACCCGACGTGATGAACAAGAGGTAGTTTCCTGCATTGATTTGACCAGCGGCAAAATCGTCTGGAGTCAAAGCTACGCGGCGCAGTTTGCCAAAAATCAATATGCCGCGCGCATGGGCAAAGGACCGAATTCAACCCCGCTCATTTATGCGGGAAAACTCTACACCCTCGGCGTCACAGCGATTTTGTCGTGCTTTGATGCCAGGAGCGGAAAGCTTAAATGGCGCAAAGATTATTCGCCGTTTGTCGATACCTCGAAACTCTTTTGCGGAACCGCCATGTCGCCGGTTGTGGATAAAGACAAAGTCATCGTTCACGTCGGCGATGACCGCAAAGGCTGGGTCGTGGCTTTTGATGCCGAGAGCGGAAAAGAGAAATGGAAATGGGAAGGCGATGGTCCGGGCTACGCTTCACCGATTATTGTTGACCTCGAAGGCACCCGCCAGTTCGTCACCCTCACGGATAAATCGGTCATCGGCATAGCTGCGGACAGTGGGAAATTATTATGGAAATTTGCTCACGCCGACGAGTGGAATGAAAATATCATCACTCCTGTGTGGTATCAAAAGAGCCTGATTATTTCGGGCGTCAGACAAGGCACACGGGCAATTAAAATCGCAAAAACCGGCGAGAATTGGGCGGCTTCCGAACTCTGGCATAATCCCAAAGTTGCGATGTATATGAGTTCGCCGGTGCTGGATGGCGATTATCTGTATGGACTTTCGACCTTGAAAAAAGGGCAATTCTTCTGCGTCAACGCGCAGACCGGCGAAGCCCTCTGGATGACCGAAGGGCGCAATGCCAATAATGCCACGGTGGTTGCAGCCAGGAATTTTTTGTTTCTGCTTACCGATGATGCCGAGTTGATTGTAGCGGCAAAAGGCAGCAAAGGATTCGAGCAACTTGCGCGCTATACGGTTGCCGATAGCCCGACCTGGTCGCATCCGTTAATTTTTGGGAAACAACTTCTCATCAAAGACGAAAAGAATTTAACCTTGTGGCGTTTTCAATAATCCAGCCAGAACATCAACAGTTGAATCAACCAGAGGATGTTTATGGCAACCCCGCAATTCAATCAACCGCTATCGCGCCGTGATTTCATGTGTCGCGTAATGACCCCCGCTTCAACGCCACTTAGGAAAGCCAAAACTCATCCGGTCTCAAAAACCTGTGAAAGCCCCTGAATATTGCCGGTGATTTCACGAATTCTTGAGTGGGCTTTTCCGGTTAGTCTGTGGCGACGAAAAAATATTTTCTCCTCCTTTGCCCGCCGCCAAAACCGCAAGAATGTTCAAGACAACGCTTTTGCCTTTATTTAATTTCTATCGAGTGACCGTAAAGAAGCAGAAAATTTTTCAAGTATCAGAATTTTGATACCTGGTGTAAGGGGTTTACCGATGAATTCACAAAAACGATGGCTTATTAAAACCTTGGTTCTATTTTTTTTGATGGTGCAATTCGGCTTGATTGGTGTTGCTAATCCGACACCCATTGAATGCCGCAATGCACTCAACTCAACCACGACTGTGGGGTTTGATTCCGAACGCTGGCATATCAAAGACCCCAAGGGGCGCGTCGAAGAGCATCTCGGTCGCCGCAGCCTTTACCTCACCGCTGGCTACGCCTATTTGAAAGATGTGGAATTTGAAAATGGCGTGATTGAAGTCGATATTGCGCCGCCGACGCTCCGCTCGTTTATGGGTATCGTGTTCAGATTTGAAAGCGTCGATGAGCATGAAATTGTCTATTTTCGTCCGCACAAAAGCGGGCTTGATGATGCCGTGCAATACGCCCCTTCGCTCAACGGTTCAACCCCTTGGCAACTCTATAGCGGCAAAGGCTACACTACCGCGACCGATATTCCCAATCAACGATGGGTTCACGTGCGCATCGAAATCGCAGGGCTGGGCGGCAAGGTTTACTTAAATAATGCGCCGCAACCTGTGCTGGTTATCGAAGATTTAAAACGCGGCTACAGTCGGGGTTCCGTGGGACTCTGGGGCGGCGCAAACGGCGGGCACTTCGCCAATTTCACTTATACGGTTGAGCCGGTGAGCGCCAGACCTGAACGCCAACCGCAACCGATACCGGCAGCGATAATCAAACGGTGGGAACTGTCAGAGGCTTTTGAGGTCGAGAAAATCAACCCGGAAACGCTGCCTGCCGCCGCTGAGTTAAACAAATTGAAATGGGACAAAGCCAGTGTCGAAGCGCCCGGAATGTTGGTGATTAATCGCTATCGTCGAGCGCCGGAAATCGTGCGATTTTTCGTTAAACCCGAAGAACGCAGTGGAAAGCGTGAAGGTCGTAGAGCGGTGTATGCGCGGGCAGTGATTTATTCCGACCGCGGGCAAACCAAAAGAATGTCTTTCGGGTACAGCGATGAAGCGACGGTGTTTTTAAATGGTCAACCGCTGTTTACCGGCAAAAGCGCTTTTCGTTTTCGCGACCCGGGTTTTTTAGGAATTATGGATGTGGAAAACGATGCGGTCTATTTGAACCTGAAAAAAGGTCGCAATGAACTCATTCTGGGGGTTGCGGATTATTTCGGCGGCTGGGGGTTGATTTGCCGTTTGGATGATCTACAGGGCATTCGGCTCGAATAAAAGATTAAAAATCGCATTAGCTCTCTCGGAATACTTCAACTGAAAGCGCGATTATTTTAACCAGATGTGAAGCGAAGAGCCAAAGCCTCTCCTGAAGGCAAATAACTAGTCCGTTACTCTTCGCTTCACCTATTCTGTAATCATCGTGCCCGCGCCTTCATCGGTGAAGACTTCATAAAGCAAGGCATTGCGCTTCGACCCGTTGATAATGTGGGCGCTGCGCACGCCGCGACGAATGAGGCTGGCGATTGCGGCAATTTTGGGAAGCATGCCTGCCGACACCACTTTGTTTTTCACTAAGGCTTCGGCTTCATCAACCGTGAGGCGTGAAATGCGCGAAGCCGGGTCGCCTTTATCACGCAGAATGCCGTCAACATCGGTCATCAGAATCAATTTTTCCGCCTGTAATTTTGCGGCGATTTCCGCAGCGATGGTATCGGCATTGATATTGTAAACATTGCCTTGTTCATCTGCGCCAAGCGAGGAAATCACCGGGATGTAATCGTTATCCAACAACAATTCAAGCAAGCGCACATTGATGTCAACAATGTCGCCGACGTGCCCGAAATCAACGGTTTCGATTTGCCCGGTCGCTTCGTTGAGAATTTTTTTTATCTCGCGCCGTTTCGCATGAATGATGTCGCCATCAATCCCTGAAAGCCCGACGGCTGCGGCTCCAGACTTTCTGAGCGCCGCGAGAATATCCATGTTGATTTGTCCTGCGAACACCATCTTGGCGATTTCCAAAGTCTCGTCATCAGTGACGCGCCGCCCGTTGATAATCGTCTGCGCGATGCCTAACCGTTCGGCGACGTTGGTGAGTTGTTTGCCGCCGCCGTGAATCACCGCGACGTGAATGCCGACCTGTTCGCAAAGCGTAATCTCTTCGGCAAGCGCCGCGAGTTGGTCAAAATTTTCGGTGATTTTGCCCGATAGTTTGACGACGAATTTTTTATTCTTGAAACGTTGAATGTAAGGTAACGCTTCGCGCAGCAAATCTAATCGTTCGTTTATCATCAGCCCTCGCTTAATTGCGGATTGCGGATTGGTAACTCAGCGATTGCCTGTTGGCGAATGGCTGGCTTGCGAGACGGCAGCGATTTTGCAGAACCGCAAACGCATCGGTTCGCGCTGTAAAATAACTTCTTCAATCAATCCGCATTTCGCAATCCGCAATCCGCAATTAAAGAATTGATGCCAGCACCGCCTTTTGTACATGCAGGCGATTTTCCGCTTCATCAATTGCCGCCGATTGCGCGCCGTCTAAAACGGCGTCGGTGACAATGACATTGCGGCGCACCGGCAGACAATGCATAAACCAACCCGCATCGGTTGAGCGCATCACCGCTTCATCTATGCGCCAGTGTTTGTATTGTTCACGCGCGGCAATATCGCCCGCCGCGTTGCCGTAAAAATCTTTGCTGCCCCAGCTTTTCGCATAAATGATTTTTGCGCCCGCTGAGGCTTCGCGGTAATCGCGTGAAATCTCGACGTTTCCGCCGTTGGCGTTGGCGGCGTTATGCACTTGCTGCATAATCTCGTCGCCCAAATCGTATTCCGGCGGACAGGCGATGGTTAAATCCAGACCGAATTGCGCGGCGATGAGCGCAAATGAATTGGGCACCGCCATCGGGAGTGTCCGTGGATGCCATGCCCAGGACAACACGACTCGCTGATGATTGAGGGAGCCGAGTTTTTCACGAATCGTCATAATGTCAGTAAGCGATTGAAACGGATGAAAGCGCGACGACTCTAAATTGAACACCGGCACATCGCTGTATTTAGCAAAACCGCGCACCACACGGTCTTGCATATCTTCTGCAAACTCCTGCATCTCTGGAAAGGCGCGAACTCCTATGGCGGTGACATAACGCGACAGCACGCGCGCCGCTTCGATGATGTGTTCGGCTTTGTCTGTATCCATCACCACGTTTTCGCGGTACTCCAGATTCCAGGTGCCTTTGCCAATATCCAATGCAGTGGCATTGCCGCCGAGTTCATAAATCGCAATCTCCATAGAGGTGCGGGTGCGCAGCGAAGGGTTGAAAAAAATCAATGCAACGCTGCGTCCCGCAAGCGGTTTCTCGTTGTATTCGCGGGCTTTCATTTTCGCCGCGAGGTCAATCAGCGCGGTGAGTTCGGCGGTGGTGAAATCGCCTGTGTTTAAAAAATCTTTGCCTTTAATGTTCATCCTGTTTTGTAAGTTGTTACTCTCCTTTTAAACCGGAACCCCTGTGGCTTTCACATTGCTGATGGTTTCCAGGGCTTCCTGCAAATCGCCGATGATGTCTTCGACCGGTTCGAGTCCCGCGCTGATGCGAATGCCGCCGGGGTCTATGCCAGCCTTTTGCTGTTCTTTTGCAGGAATCACCGAATGAGTCATCGACGCCGGATGCTCAATCAGGGTGCGAACCTGTCCAAGCGAAACCGCAAGCGTAATGGTCACGGCATTGTCTGCGAGGTAATCCATCATCTGGCGTCCGGCTTCGCGCGCCGCTTCGGCTGCGCCTTTCAAGACGAAATAAATCATGATGCCGGGCGAAAAATTACCGTTGATGTCAACCATCTGCCGACGCGCAAGCTCATACTGCGGATGGCTTTCGAGTCCCGGATAATAGACGCGCTCGATGAGTGGATGGGCTTCGAGAAACTGGGCAATCCGCATCGCCGATTCAATCTGTTGACGTGAACGTATGGCAAGCGTCGGCAAGCCATGCACCAGCGGTTGCCAGGCGGAACGCGGGCTGAGCGACGCGCCGAAATCTTTGCGAAACAGCAACACATCCGGTTCAAGCAGTTCGGGACCAATCCACACGCCACCCATATCCGTGCCAAATCCGCCGATGTTTTTCGTCAGCGAATGACAGACGACATCCGCGCCAAGCGTCAGCGGTCTTTGCGAAAACGGCGTCGCAAAAGTGTTATCCACGACGATGAAAACTTTACGCGATTTGCCGCGCTGGCGATTTACGCGCTCAACTGCCGCGCGAATCGCCCCGATGTCAATGATTTCAAGCGTTGGATTGGTAGGCGTTTCAAAATAGATGACCATCACATCATCGGTTAAAAGTTTTTCGACTGCATCGACCTGTTTCATATCAACCAGTTTCGCTTTGACGCCGAAACGCGGCATCCAGTTCGTCAGCAGCGAATAGGTGCAGCCATAAAGATTTTGATGCGCCAGAATGGTGTCGCCGGTTTTGACCAACACACCGAGCGCCGCGCTGATTGCCGCCATTCCGGTTGAAAAACAGACGGCGCATTCGCCTTCTTCAATCGCCGCGAGTTTGTCTTCGAGCATCGAACGCGAAGGTTCGTCCAGCCGGTCATAGATATAAATCGGCGGATGGGTGTGGCGGTTAAATTCGGGATTGGCGAAATGCTGAAAACCTTCCGCGCCGCGTTCCGCGCTCTCTAAACGATATGCCGCAGACGCGGAAATCGGCGGAATGATGTGGTCTTTGTAATCCCAGTGAACCGAATAAAAATCACCATGAATCAGGCGAGTCTCTTTTTGATATTTGCGACGAGATTTTTTTTCTTCGCTCATCACTTGCGCTCCTTTGGAAGAAATTCTCGTGCCTGCTTATATGATGATTGTCGAAAGCGCCTGCAAAAACAAGTCTATCTCTTGGCGCTTTAAGGTAAGCGGCGGCAACAGTCTGAGGACGCTCGCATCGTCGGCAAGCCCGGTGATGATTTTCTTTTCAAGCAAGCCCTGTTGATAGGGCTTTGCCGAATCGCTTGTGAATTTGATACCGATGAGATAACCAAGCCCGCGAACCTCTTCGACGAAATCGAGATTGCGGAGTTCATTCAATAAATAGGCAGAATTGACGCGAACATTTTCCAAAAGGTGTTCATCACGTATCACATCAATGGTCGCTTCAAGCGCGGCTGAGGCGATGGGTCCGCCGCCAAAGGTGGTTCCTAAATCGCTGGTCTTGATATGCGCGGCAATGGTTTCAGTCATCAAGACTGCCCCCATCGGGATGCCACTGGCAATACCCTTTGCGGTCGAAATCATATCGGGTTGCACACCGAAATGACCTGCAAAGAAAAATTCGCCGGTGCGCCCCATGCCGGTTTGCACTTCGTCGTAAATGAGAAACGCGCCGTGCGTGTCGCAGAGTTCGCGCAAGGCTTGATAAAACGCCGCGTCACCCATGCGCGCGCCGCCCATCGATTGAATCGGCTCCAGCAGAATCGCCGCCGTATCGGAATCCATCAAGGCTTCAACCGAACCAATGTCGCCGAATTTGGCATAGACGTGACCGTCGAGCATCGGGCGCGCGCCTTCGCGATATTTCGGAAGCCCGGTTGCCGCAAGCGACCCCGGCGTGCGCCCGTGAAAACTGCCGTCAAACGAAATGACTTTCAATTTGCCGGTGATTTTGCGGGCGAGTTTGATGGCGTTTTCGTTGGCTTCGGTTCCCGAATTTACGAAAAAGACTTTGGCGAAAACCCCGGGCGCGCATTCGATAAATTTTTTCGCGGCGCGCGCCCGCGTATCGTTATAAACCAGATTGGAATAAAAAATAATTTTCGCTGCCTGGTCGCTGATGGCTTGCACGATGCGCGGATGTGAATGCCCCGTTGAGACAACAGCGTGTCCACCATAAAGGTCTAAATATTTTTCACCTTCCGTGGTGTACACCCACACGTCTTCGCCGCGTTCGATAACGAACGGAAATTTTTTATAAGTTGCGACCTGATATTTTTCTTCAACGTCAATGATGTTTTCTAATTTTGGTTGCATAGAGATTTGTCCATAGTCGGTAGCCAGTAGTCGGTAGCCAGTAGTTTGAATCTTGCTACGGACTCCTGACTACTGACTGTTAAGGATTGGTTCCGGCAACGACCAGACTGGTTCGTTCTTCAACGGCGAACATCAAGTTCATATTTTGAATCGCCTGTCCCGCCGCGCCTTTGACTAAATTATCGAGCGCCACGAATACGACAACCGTATCGCCGCTTGCTGCCCATCCGATGTCTGTAAAGTTAGTGCCCTTGACCCAATTAATATCGGGCGAGCCACTGACGAGACGAATAAAAAATTCGTTGCCGTAAAAATCGCGCAGAATGCCGCCGACTTCGTCATGCGTCATCGCTACACGCGTGGTGAAATAGATTGAAGCGAAGATGCCGCGCACCGTTGGCAGCGAATGCGTCTGCATAATGAGCGTTGCATCCTGCGACCAGTCGCTGTTGACCGACGAGAGCAGTTGTTCAACTTCGGGTTGATGCTGATGCTCCAGAATTTTATAGGCGTAAAAACTGTTGGCGCGTTTCGGATGATGCGTGCCGGCGGCAGCTTTTGCGCCCGAACCGGATGAACCGGTCTTCATATCGGCGATGATTTTTCCGGTCACCATTCCCGAAGCGATGAACGGATACAATCCAAGCTCAAGCGCCGTTGCAAAACAACCGGGATTGGCAATGCGCGAAGCCTGTTTGATTTGTGTGCGATTGACCTCGGTGAGTCCGTAAACAAACTGGCGTTGCGCGTCCATCGCCGAATGCTCGCGCCCGTAGGCTTCTTTGAAAATGTCCGCATCGGTTAAGCGAAAATCCCCCGATAAATCAACGATTTTTACATTCGCAGGAATTTGCGGCACGATGTCCATCGCCTGACCATGCGGCAATCCTAAGAAAACACAATCGAGGTCTGCGAAATCGCGCGTGTCATGGGTCGAAGCAAAAGTTAAATCCGTCAGCTTCGCTAAATTGGGATGCACCGCATCAACCCGTTTGCCCGCGTGTTCATTCGCTGTTACCAGTTTGATTTCGACCTGCGGATGAAATAACAGGAAGCGCAACAATTCGCTTCCGCCGTAACCTGAGCCGCCGATAATGCCGATTTTTATCATGTCAACTTCCTGAAGATTTATTCACCACAGAGACCCAGAGCAAATAAAAAATATAACCCGGTTTGAATGATTCTTTTCTTCTCTCTATTAAATATCTCAGTGCCTGGGTGTCTCTGTAGTTATCTTATAAAATCCTGAGGTTCCAATTATTGACCTTGTTTTGAACAATCTGCGCCAGCCGTTCGCCCGTATGCACAGCATTAGCAGCTTCGAGTCCGAGTTCGGTTCGCACATACGCTGCGCCCATCTGCGAATCGGTGACTGCGCCGGATACCACATCAATCTTGACGCCGCGTCTTGCCAGCAGTTCGCGCCCGCCCCACGCGCCGACGAAATCGCTGGCGCAAAACACCAATACGGCAGTCGCTTTCATTAATTCATCGTCGGCGAAAATCGTATCGACGCCGTAACCGCCTAAAATGCCATCACCCATTTCGATGACGATGCAATCGGGTTCCTCTTTGCAGAGTTCGTTTATCACCCCTTTGGCGATGGGCGCGAGGTTATCGACATTTACCGTCGAAGGCAGCCCGCAATCGAGAAAACTCAGAGTTTTCACCGCCCCGTGGTCGTGCATATTCAAAGTGTCGCGCAAACAGGCAACGCCCGAAAGCTTCGCTGCGGCAACCCGCATTCCTGCGCGCGCCAGATGCTTGATGATTTCGGTTGCCGCATAAGTTTTGCCGGAATTCATACAGGTTCCCGCGACCATAACGATTGGTGTAGTGATTTTAGCAGTCGGCAGCGGCGCAATCGCGTTTTCCGAAATGTTTAAAATTTTTCCGGCGCGCACCGGCATGCCGATGACTTCGACTTCGATGGCGTTGCTCAAACTGTGATGATGCCCTTTGCATTCGCCGACGAGTCCGCCGAGATTCAATAGGTGCAAACGGTCGCCCGCTTTGATGGATTGGGGCACATCGCCGATGAAACCTTTCAAAGCGCGCCGGAAACCTAAAACGCCCGCGATGATGTCGCCCGGATTGATTTTCGCCATTCTGCCTGTAACCAATTCAAGGGTGTTGTAAGTTGCGTTGTCGGTAATCGTGCGCACGATGACGACGTTGCCGGCGTGGGCTTCGCAATCTTTGGTGATTTCCAGATCGTGCGAGAGGTGCAGATTCACCGTAGCCGACGCGACTTTATCCACACGCACCAGGTGTAAATCGGTGGCATATTGATTTTCGCTTTCATCCATCGTAGAGGTCAGTTTTTCTTTGGCTTGTAACATGGTCTTCTCTCCTTGAAGAAACGATGAACGATGAGTTCGGATTCATTTCAAAAGTTCATCGTTCATCGTTCATCGTTATTTTTGTTCGGCTGCGAGTTTTCTCAGTCTCAATCTCAAAGCATTCAACTTGATAAAGCCTTCGGCATCGCGCTGGTTGTAAACCGTATCGCGTTCAAAGGTGGCGAAAGCTTCCGAGTAGAGCGAGTAGGGCGATTGGCGACCGACCACCGTGCAATTGCCTTTGTAAAGTTTCAGACGCGCTGTGCCTGTGACATTCTTTTGCGTCTCATCCAAAAGCGCGCGAATCGCTTCAAACTCCGGCGTGTACCAGAAGCCGTAATAGATCATTTCGGCGATGCGCGGCGCGAGCGAATCTTTGAGGTGCATCACTTCGCGGTCTAAGGCGAGCGATTCGACGGCGCGATGCGCGGCGTGCAAAATCGTCGCGCCCGGCGTTTCATACACGCCGCGAGATTTCATGCCGACGAAACGATTTTCGACAAGGTCAACCCGACCGACGCCATGTTCGCCGCCGATTTTATTCAGACGGTCAAGCAAAGCGGCGGGCGACAGCGGTTCATGGTTGACGGTCACGGGTACGCCCGCTTCAAATCCGACCTCGACATACTCGGCTTTGTCCGGCGCGTCTTCGGGCGCTTTCGTCAAGATGAAAATTTCTTTCGGAGGTTCCGCCCAGGGGTCTTCGAGAATGCCGCCTTCATAACTGATGTGCATTAAATTGCGATCCATCGAATAGGGTTTATCTTTGGTGGCGGTAACCGGAATGTTGTACTTTTCGGCATAAGCAATCAGGTCTGAACGCGATTTGAATTCCCACTCGCGCCACGGGGCAATGACTTTGATTTGCGGCTCCAAAGCGTAATAGGTGAGTTCAAAGCGCACCTGATCATTGCCTTTGCCGGTTGCGCCGTGGGCGACTGCCTGCGCTCTTTCTTTTCGAGCGATTTCGATATGGCGTTTGGCAATCAGCGGGCGGGCAAGCGAGGTGCCCATCAAATAGACGCCTTCGTACACGGCGTTGGCTTGAATCGCCGTGAAGACGAAATCGCGCACGAACTCTTCGGTTAAATCTTCGACATAAAGTTTCGATGCGCCCGTGGCTTTGGCTTTTTCATCAAGCCCCGTGAGTTCTTCGGCTTGCCCGATATCTGCGGCGTAGCAGACGACTTCGCAACCATAGGTCTCTTTGAGCCAGCGCAAAATCACCGAAGTGTCGAGTCCGCCGGAATACGCCAGCACGACTTTCTCTATTTTTTCATCAGACATTTATCATTCCTCCAAAAATGTTTAGAGGCGGCGTCGAGCCGCCCGCATATGAATCGCATTCAATGAATAAAAATTTCAACGGCTGAGGCGAGGCTTTGACAGCCCAAAAAGTTTCCGTATCGCCTGAATTGCCGCTTTTTGATTTGCCAAATCTTTCACCGCAATAAACACCGTGTCATCGCCCGCCAGCGTCCCGACGATGGTTTTGAGATTCGCGTAATCAATTTTCAAAGCCACAGGTTGCGCCTGTCCCACTTCAGTTTTCAGCACGATGAGATGATCGCCTGCCGTATTCAACTCAATTCTCGGCAGGGTAACGCCCGCGCCGTTCAGTTGCGGGGCGACATAACGCCCGCCGAGTTTGGTGAGGCGCAGTTCGACAATATCGCGCGAGACGCTTGATTGGGTCGCATCAATGCCGCGCGCCGACAGGCGTTTAACCAGTTCTTCCTGGGTGCCGACGGCGTGCGCTTTGATAATTTCAAGTATCTTTTTCTGCCGCTCTCTTTTCATAAGTCATTTCGGTTTATGCAAAAGTTTGCATATTTTTTGCATAAACATTCAAAAAGATGAATAAGTATGCACTTTAGTTGCGGCTGCGTCAAATCTTTTTTTTGAGAAAATTGATCTTGAGGAGTACGGCTTATCGTTTCGGAGAATTATTAGGGATTGAGGATTCAGCAAAAAGTTTTAAAACTTGAGCGGATGGATAGGTTGACAAAGATGCAACAGCATTTGCCAACTCTATTGGAAGCAATCCATTTTCATGCTTACTGCTTAATATATTGGGTAAGGTCTGCAAAATACGACTCAACCCTATAACATTATCTAACCTTGGGTTTGAAATAAAGTTTTTCATTTCGCAACTAACTGGAATTGTAAGTACAAAGCGATAACGTTCACCGATTGTAACAAAGGCTTTTGCTCCGTAATTTGTATCTTGACCATATAAATAGGCAGTGTTTGAGGAACGGTGTTGAATTTCCTCACAGATATATTCGTGGTTCGGAATGAATATATGATTGGCAGGCGCATTTCTTCCAATTAGATTTAAGTAATCAACAAATGTTCCCGTTTTTTCTTGACCTATGAGGTAAATAGGAACGTTTTGCTCAAGCGCAAATAGGAAAAAACGACGAATCGGCGCAACTAATTTTGAGTAGTGAGCGCGAAGTTGTAAGGGGCCATCTTTCAAAAATAAACACCGCCGTAATATTTGGCGATTGGTTTCCCAAAAATGTCGTACCCCTGTGAAAAGGAGCAGTAATTCGTGGATGTTCATATAGGCTGACGCAACGGTTTCACGAGCCGCTTCTTCTGCCATTTCAAGGTGAAAACCAAGC
This genomic window from Acidobacteriota bacterium contains:
- a CDS encoding nuclear transport factor 2 family protein; translated protein: MMKTRQVYSLIAGLFLLTLSAMAQNNAKPEAQKLNAGEADLAAIKQTALDYVEGWYEGNPERMERALHPELAKRIVRTDPKSGRSRLDHMGAMALVLGVRGGGGKNTPKEKQIKEVYILDVFGNTASVKAVMSDWIDYLHIAKFNGRWVIVNVLWELKPQQQ
- a CDS encoding PQQ-binding-like beta-propeller repeat protein — its product is MKNKRTGIFLLIHLLVIAMPINAQEWNQWRGALRNGVVSDFSAPANWATPLKQIWKTPVGSGYSSPVVAQSKIYLHTRRDEQEVVSCIDLTSGKIVWSQSYAAQFAKNQYAARMGKGPNSTPLIYAGKLYTLGVTAILSCFDARSGKLKWRKDYSPFVDTSKLFCGTAMSPVVDKDKVIVHVGDDRKGWVVAFDAESGKEKWKWEGDGPGYASPIIVDLEGTRQFVTLTDKSVIGIAADSGKLLWKFAHADEWNENIITPVWYQKSLIISGVRQGTRAIKIAKTGENWAASELWHNPKVAMYMSSPVLDGDYLYGLSTLKKGQFFCVNAQTGEALWMTEGRNANNATVVAARNFLFLLTDDAELIVAAKGSKGFEQLARYTVADSPTWSHPLIFGKQLLIKDEKNLTLWRFQ
- the argB gene encoding acetylglutamate kinase, whose product is MINERLDLLREALPYIQRFKNKKFVVKLSGKITENFDQLAALAEEITLCEQVGIHVAVIHGGGKQLTNVAERLGIAQTIINGRRVTDDETLEIAKMVFAGQINMDILAALRKSGAAAVGLSGIDGDIIHAKRREIKKILNEATGQIETVDFGHVGDIVDINVRLLELLLDNDYIPVISSLGADEQGNVYNINADTIAAEIAAKLQAEKLILMTDVDGILRDKGDPASRISRLTVDEAEALVKNKVVSAGMLPKIAAIASLIRRGVRSAHIINGSKRNALLYEVFTDEGAGTMITE
- a CDS encoding N-acetylornithine carbamoyltransferase, which gives rise to MNIKGKDFLNTGDFTTAELTALIDLAAKMKAREYNEKPLAGRSVALIFFNPSLRTRTSMEIAIYELGGNATALDIGKGTWNLEYRENVVMDTDKAEHIIEAARVLSRYVTAIGVRAFPEMQEFAEDMQDRVVRGFAKYSDVPVFNLESSRFHPFQSLTDIMTIREKLGSLNHQRVVLSWAWHPRTLPMAVPNSFALIAAQFGLDLTIACPPEYDLGDEIMQQVHNAANANGGNVEISRDYREASAGAKIIYAKSWGSKDFYGNAAGDIAAREQYKHWRIDEAVMRSTDAGWFMHCLPVRRNVIVTDAVLDGAQSAAIDEAENRLHVQKAVLASIL
- a CDS encoding PLP-dependent aspartate aminotransferase family protein, which produces MSEEKKSRRKYQKETRLIHGDFYSVHWDYKDHIIPPISASAAYRLESAERGAEGFQHFANPEFNRHTHPPIYIYDRLDEPSRSMLEDKLAAIEEGECAVCFSTGMAAISAALGVLVKTGDTILAHQNLYGCTYSLLTNWMPRFGVKAKLVDMKQVDAVEKLLTDDVMVIYFETPTNPTLEIIDIGAIRAAVERVNRQRGKSRKVFIVVDNTFATPFSQRPLTLGADVVCHSLTKNIGGFGTDMGGVWIGPELLEPDVLLFRKDFGASLSPRSAWQPLVHGLPTLAIRSRQQIESAMRIAQFLEAHPLIERVYYPGLESHPQYELARRQMVDINGNFSPGIMIYFVLKGAAEAAREAGRQMMDYLADNAVTITLAVSLGQVRTLIEHPASMTHSVIPAKEQQKAGIDPGGIRISAGLEPVEDIIGDLQEALETISNVKATGVPV
- a CDS encoding aspartate aminotransferase family protein, with translation MQPKLENIIDVEEKYQVATYKKFPFVIERGEDVWVYTTEGEKYLDLYGGHAVVSTGHSHPRIVQAISDQAAKIIFYSNLVYNDTRARAAKKFIECAPGVFAKVFFVNSGTEANENAIKLARKITGKLKVISFDGSFHGRTPGSLAATGLPKYREGARPMLDGHVYAKFGDIGSVEALMDSDTAAILLEPIQSMGGARMGDAAFYQALRELCDTHGAFLIYDEVQTGMGRTGEFFFAGHFGVQPDMISTAKGIASGIPMGAVLMTETIAAHIKTSDLGTTFGGGPIASAALEATIDVIRDEHLLENVRVNSAYLLNELRNLDFVEEVRGLGYLIGIKFTSDSAKPYQQGLLEKKIITGLADDASVLRLLPPLTLKRQEIDLFLQALSTIII